The Kitasatospora sp. NBC_00374 genome has a segment encoding these proteins:
- a CDS encoding nitroreductase/quinone reductase family protein translates to MSEHAATRYVLPTTRLGGAALGLTNRLVRLLTGAGLSLWGSRVLAVRGRTSGEWRTTPVNLLTLDGERYLVAPRGHTQWVRNLRVAGTGELRLGRRAETFHATELADQDKPEVLRAYLRRWKFEVGVFFDGVDEHAPDAELRRIAPGYPVFRLAR, encoded by the coding sequence ATGTCCGAGCACGCCGCCACCCGCTACGTCCTGCCCACCACCCGCCTCGGCGGCGCCGCCCTCGGCCTGACCAACCGGCTCGTCCGGCTGCTCACCGGGGCCGGCCTCAGCCTGTGGGGCTCCCGGGTCCTCGCCGTCCGGGGCCGCACGAGCGGCGAGTGGCGCACCACCCCCGTCAACCTGCTCACCCTGGACGGCGAGCGCTACCTGGTCGCGCCGCGGGGCCACACCCAGTGGGTCCGCAACCTGCGGGTCGCCGGCACCGGCGAACTCCGTCTCGGCCGCCGCGCCGAGACCTTCCATGCCACCGAACTGGCCGACCAGGACAAGCCCGAGGTGCTCCGGGCCTACCTGCGCCGCTGGAAGTTCGAGGTCGGTGTGTTCTTCGACGGAGTCGACGAACACGCCCCCGACGCCGAACTCCGGCGGATCGCCCCCGGTTACCCGGTCTTCCGCCTCGCCCGCTGA
- a CDS encoding type 1 glutamine amidotransferase domain-containing protein, with the protein MSKILFVLTGAAYWTLADGTEHPTGFWAEEFATPFHAFTAAGHEVTVATPGGVRPPVDGASLSAGALGGQAAADALAAELAELPALRHPVKLSEVELADYDAVFYPGGHGPMEDLAVDADSGRLLTAALASGKPLAVVCHGPAALLAAELPDGGSPFAGYRLTGFSNAEERAAGLADRAKWLLQDRLVALGADYREGEPWAPFVVTDRNLVTGQNPASSGPLAEEVLSRLA; encoded by the coding sequence ATGTCCAAGATCCTGTTCGTGCTGACCGGCGCCGCGTACTGGACGCTCGCGGACGGCACCGAGCATCCGACCGGCTTCTGGGCCGAGGAGTTCGCCACCCCGTTCCACGCCTTCACCGCCGCCGGGCACGAGGTCACCGTCGCCACCCCCGGCGGCGTGCGGCCGCCGGTCGACGGGGCCAGCCTCTCGGCCGGGGCGCTCGGCGGACAGGCCGCGGCGGACGCGCTCGCGGCCGAGCTGGCCGAGCTGCCCGCGCTCCGGCACCCGGTCAAGCTCTCCGAGGTCGAACTCGCCGACTACGACGCGGTGTTCTACCCCGGCGGGCACGGCCCGATGGAGGACCTCGCGGTCGACGCCGACTCCGGCCGGCTGCTCACCGCCGCGCTCGCCTCGGGCAAGCCGCTGGCCGTGGTCTGCCACGGCCCGGCCGCCCTGCTGGCCGCCGAACTCCCGGACGGCGGATCGCCGTTCGCGGGCTACCGGCTGACCGGCTTCAGCAACGCCGAGGAGCGCGCCGCCGGCCTCGCCGACCGGGCGAAGTGGCTGCTCCAGGACCGCCTGGTGGCGCTCGGCGCGGACTACCGGGAGGGCGAGCCGTGGGCGCCGTTCGTGGTCACCGACCGCAACCTGGTCACCGGCCAGAACCCGGCCTCCTCCGGCCCGCTGGCCGAGGAGGTGCTCAGCCGGCTCGCCTGA
- a CDS encoding alpha/beta hydrolase family protein, producing the protein MARRLVWTCVAVLLLALGLGGIAIHQNDYRIREQRVSVEHGGHTLDGVLALPEGGRGPYGLVVFVHGDGPIDATHDTFYRPIWEALAKAGYASLSWNKPGVGGSPGNWLDQSMDDRARETEDAIAWARTRPEIDGRRVGLWGASQAGWVLPKVAAHDPGLAFVIAVSPAISWAAQGRYNLLAELSDRGASAEETGAAVRRQDLRGELLGRGASFEEFRAAAGGELDGFTPERWAFVARNHTADATADLRAMHGTPVLLVLAGHDRNVDAAETEAVYRSVLPAGSLDVRHYPDATHSLVTPDIERSEVSAVLTAVFAPRSLFADGFLSDQREFAARH; encoded by the coding sequence ATGGCGAGAAGACTGGTCTGGACGTGCGTGGCGGTGCTGCTGCTGGCGCTCGGCCTGGGCGGGATCGCGATCCACCAGAACGACTACCGGATCCGGGAGCAGCGGGTGAGCGTCGAACACGGCGGCCACACCCTGGACGGGGTGCTCGCACTGCCTGAGGGTGGGCGGGGGCCGTACGGGCTGGTGGTCTTCGTCCACGGCGACGGACCGATCGACGCCACCCACGACACCTTCTACCGCCCGATCTGGGAGGCGCTGGCGAAGGCGGGCTACGCCTCACTGTCCTGGAACAAGCCCGGAGTCGGCGGATCGCCCGGCAACTGGCTCGACCAGAGCATGGACGACCGGGCCCGCGAGACCGAGGACGCCATCGCCTGGGCCAGGACCAGGCCCGAGATCGACGGGCGGCGGGTCGGCCTGTGGGGGGCCAGCCAGGCCGGCTGGGTACTGCCGAAGGTCGCGGCGCACGATCCGGGGCTGGCGTTCGTGATCGCGGTCTCCCCCGCGATCAGCTGGGCGGCCCAGGGCCGCTACAACCTGCTCGCCGAGCTGAGCGACCGCGGCGCCTCGGCCGAGGAGACCGGAGCGGCCGTCCGGCGGCAGGACCTCCGGGGCGAACTGCTCGGCCGCGGGGCCTCGTTCGAGGAGTTCCGGGCCGCGGCCGGCGGTGAACTGGACGGCTTCACCCCCGAGCGCTGGGCCTTCGTGGCCCGCAACCACACCGCCGACGCCACGGCCGATCTCAGGGCCATGCACGGCACCCCGGTGCTGCTCGTGCTGGCCGGGCACGACCGCAACGTGGACGCGGCCGAGACCGAGGCCGTCTACCGCTCCGTCCTGCCGGCCGGGAGCCTGGACGTACGGCACTACCCGGACGCCACCCACTCGCTGGTGACGCCGGACATCGAGCGGTCCGAGGTGTCCGCGGTGCTGACGGCCGTGTTCGCGCCGCGGTCGCTGTTCGCCGACGGATTCCTGTCCGACCAGCGGGAGTTCGCCGCCCGGCACTGA
- a CDS encoding LysR family transcriptional regulator: MTHGFSHTGPGLDLLRTFLAVHRSGSFTAAGRVLGLSQPTVTTQIRALELQLGRQLFERLPRGVAATAVAAELAAAVAGPLDALAEVAERVAPGPGGPAEPVHLAGPAELLSVLALPALAPLVADGLRLRATTGLAEDLLTGLRGGRYDLVLSAVRPRGREVAAAPLMDEEFVLVAAPGWAERIGPGRPAAEGPGALAGVPLLGYAEDHPIARRYWRHVFGVRLSARAALVLPDLRGLLAAAAAGAGIAVLPRYLCRAELASGALVPLLDPQDPPINTLYLARRAGGAVSQSVAQVRERLLAVAGEW, encoded by the coding sequence GTGACCCATGGCTTTTCGCATACCGGGCCGGGCCTGGACCTGCTGCGCACCTTCCTGGCCGTCCACCGTTCCGGCTCGTTCACGGCCGCCGGCCGGGTGCTCGGCCTGTCCCAGCCGACGGTGACCACCCAGATCCGGGCGCTGGAGCTCCAGCTCGGCCGGCAGCTGTTCGAGCGGCTGCCGCGCGGAGTGGCCGCCACCGCCGTCGCGGCGGAGCTGGCGGCCGCGGTGGCGGGCCCGCTGGACGCGCTCGCCGAGGTGGCCGAGCGGGTGGCGCCGGGCCCGGGCGGCCCGGCCGAACCCGTCCACCTGGCGGGCCCGGCCGAGCTGCTGTCCGTCCTGGCGCTGCCCGCGCTGGCTCCCCTGGTGGCCGACGGGCTGCGGCTGCGGGCCACCACCGGGCTGGCCGAGGACCTGCTGACCGGGCTGCGCGGCGGCCGGTACGACCTGGTGCTGTCGGCCGTCCGGCCGCGCGGCCGGGAGGTGGCCGCGGCGCCGCTGATGGACGAGGAGTTCGTGCTGGTCGCCGCGCCGGGGTGGGCCGAGCGGATCGGGCCGGGCCGCCCGGCCGCCGAGGGCCCGGGCGCGCTGGCCGGTGTGCCGCTGCTCGGCTACGCGGAGGACCACCCGATCGCCCGCCGGTACTGGCGGCACGTCTTCGGGGTGCGGCTGAGCGCGCGGGCCGCGCTGGTGCTGCCGGACCTGCGCGGGCTGCTGGCCGCGGCGGCGGCCGGGGCCGGGATCGCGGTGCTGCCCCGCTATCTGTGCCGGGCCGAGCTGGCGTCCGGCGCGCTGGTGCCGCTGCTGGATCCGCAGGATCCGCCGATCAACACCCTGTACCTGGCCCGGCGGGCCGGCGGCGCGGTGTCGCAGTCGGTGGCCCAGGTGCGGGAGCGGCTGCTGGCGGTGGCCGGGGAGTGGTGA
- a CDS encoding acyl-CoA thioesterase — protein MTDRQFAVRVAVRGYGADAQGHLNQAVHLQYAEHARWALLDAAGVRQADLLARGVGPVVPTAPWRPG, from the coding sequence ATGACCGACCGTCAGTTCGCGGTGCGGGTCGCCGTCCGCGGGTACGGGGCCGACGCGCAGGGGCATCTCAACCAGGCCGTCCACCTGCAGTACGCGGAGCACGCCCGGTGGGCGCTGCTGGATGCGGCCGGTGTCCGGCAGGCCGACCTGCTCGCCCGGGGAGTGGGGCCGGTGGTGCCGACGGCACCGTGGCGGCCGGGGTGA
- a CDS encoding FAD-dependent oxidoreductase yields MTAYPNLLSPLDLGFTTLPNRVLMGSMHVGLEEAEGGFDRMAAFYAERARGGVGLIVTGGIAPNEAGRPWSGGAKLTTEAEAGQHRVITEAVHREGGRIALQLLHFGRYAYHPDLVAPSALQAPISPFPPRALTDEEVERTIEDFADAAALAQGAGYDGVEIMGSEGYLINEFVAACTNRREDRWGGPFEHRIRFPVEIVRRVRERVGPEFILIYRLSMLDLVPGGSTLEEVVALARAVEAAGATIINTGIGWHEARIPTIATSVPRGAWTWVTRKVMGAVGIPLVTSNRINTPELAEQLLADGHADLVSLARPLLADPDFVAKAEGAQADTINTCIGCNQACLDHTFSGRITSCLVNPRACHETELILAPTRRRKRIGVVGAGPAGLALAVSAAERGHAVTLYDGADRIGGQLNLARTVPGKEEFDETLRYYRRQLEIHGVDVRLSTTATADGLLAEEFDELVLATGVTPRTPDIPGVDHPSVVSYLDVLGGRAEVGPRVAVIGAGGIGFDIAEYLTDPGKGASRDAAAFFEQWGIDTEYRSAGALRTPVRPPAVRTVHLLQRSTTKVGAGLGKTTGWIHRTELRHRGVEMVAGVGYERIDDEGLHLTVDGSPRLLAVDTVVLCAGQEPRRDLYEELRARGREPHLIGGADLAAELDAKRAIDQGTRLAAAL; encoded by the coding sequence ATGACCGCGTACCCGAACCTGCTCAGCCCGCTCGACCTGGGCTTCACCACGCTGCCCAACCGGGTGCTGATGGGCTCGATGCACGTCGGTCTGGAGGAGGCCGAGGGCGGCTTCGACCGGATGGCCGCCTTCTACGCCGAGCGCGCCCGGGGCGGCGTCGGTCTCATCGTCACCGGCGGCATCGCACCGAACGAGGCGGGGCGCCCCTGGTCGGGCGGTGCCAAGCTCACCACCGAGGCCGAGGCCGGGCAGCACCGCGTGATCACCGAGGCCGTGCACCGCGAGGGCGGCCGGATCGCCCTGCAGCTGCTGCACTTCGGCCGCTACGCCTACCACCCCGACCTGGTCGCGCCCAGCGCCCTGCAGGCACCGATCAGCCCGTTCCCGCCGCGCGCCCTCACCGACGAGGAGGTCGAGCGGACGATCGAGGACTTCGCCGACGCCGCCGCGCTCGCCCAGGGGGCCGGGTACGACGGCGTGGAGATCATGGGCTCCGAGGGCTACCTGATCAACGAGTTCGTGGCCGCCTGCACCAACCGCCGGGAGGACCGCTGGGGCGGCCCGTTCGAGCACCGGATCCGCTTCCCGGTCGAGATCGTCCGCCGGGTGCGCGAGCGGGTCGGGCCCGAGTTCATCCTGATCTACCGGCTCTCCATGCTCGACCTCGTCCCCGGCGGCTCCACCCTGGAGGAGGTGGTCGCGCTGGCCCGGGCCGTCGAGGCGGCCGGCGCCACCATCATCAACACCGGAATCGGCTGGCACGAGGCCCGGATCCCCACCATCGCCACCTCCGTCCCGCGCGGCGCGTGGACCTGGGTGACCCGGAAGGTGATGGGCGCCGTCGGCATCCCGCTGGTCACCAGCAACCGCATCAACACCCCCGAACTCGCCGAGCAACTGCTCGCGGACGGCCACGCCGACCTGGTCTCGCTGGCCCGTCCGCTGCTGGCCGACCCCGACTTCGTGGCCAAGGCCGAGGGCGCGCAGGCCGACACCATCAACACCTGCATCGGCTGCAACCAGGCCTGCCTGGACCACACCTTCAGCGGCCGGATCACCTCCTGCCTGGTCAACCCCCGGGCCTGCCACGAGACCGAGCTGATCCTCGCGCCCACCCGCCGCCGCAAGCGGATCGGCGTGGTCGGTGCCGGCCCCGCCGGCCTGGCCCTCGCCGTCTCGGCCGCCGAACGCGGACACGCCGTCACGCTGTACGACGGCGCGGACCGGATCGGCGGGCAGCTCAACCTGGCCCGGACGGTGCCGGGCAAGGAGGAGTTCGACGAGACGCTGCGCTACTACCGCAGGCAGCTGGAGATCCACGGCGTCGACGTCCGCCTCTCCACCACCGCGACCGCCGACGGCCTGCTCGCCGAGGAGTTCGACGAGCTCGTCCTGGCCACCGGCGTCACCCCGCGCACCCCGGACATCCCCGGCGTCGACCACCCCAGCGTGGTCAGCTACCTGGACGTGCTGGGCGGCCGGGCCGAGGTGGGCCCCCGGGTCGCCGTCATCGGCGCCGGCGGCATCGGCTTCGACATCGCCGAGTACCTGACCGACCCCGGCAAGGGGGCGAGCCGGGACGCGGCCGCCTTCTTCGAACAGTGGGGCATCGACACCGAGTACCGCTCGGCGGGCGCGCTGCGCACGCCCGTCCGCCCGCCGGCCGTCCGCACCGTCCACCTGCTCCAGCGGTCCACCACCAAGGTCGGGGCGGGTCTCGGCAAGACCACCGGCTGGATCCACCGCACCGAACTGCGCCACCGGGGCGTGGAGATGGTCGCCGGCGTCGGCTACGAGCGGATCGACGACGAGGGCCTGCACCTGACCGTCGACGGCAGCCCCCGTCTGCTCGCCGTCGACACCGTGGTGCTCTGCGCCGGCCAGGAGCCGCGCCGCGACCTGTACGAGGAGCTGCGGGCCCGGGGCCGGGAGCCGCACCTGATCGGCGGCGCGGACCTGGCGGCCGAACTCGACGCCAAGCGGGCCATCGACCAGGGAACCCGCCTCGCGGCGGCCCTCTGA
- a CDS encoding TetR/AcrR family transcriptional regulator translates to MAAIRNARERARAELTREIKEEARRRLASEGAQRLSLRAVARELGMASSALYRYFPSRDDLLTALIIDAYRDLGDTADRALAEESSADGPGGARRRWRVLCQAVRGWALAHPHEYALIYGTPVPGYRAPAETIEHAARLPLALGAVVRDCGTLRRDPPSRPLPPGLAAQLGPVRSQFFPELPEPVLVRVVTAWIQLLGMLSFELFGHLRGSVDPADEFFGYSVEELADLLGLPADPPSPTGPSRPAGAS, encoded by the coding sequence ATGGCAGCCATCAGGAACGCCCGCGAGCGGGCCCGCGCCGAGCTCACCCGGGAGATCAAGGAGGAGGCCCGTCGCCGACTGGCCTCCGAGGGTGCCCAGCGGCTGTCGCTGCGCGCGGTCGCCCGCGAGCTCGGGATGGCCTCCTCAGCGCTCTACCGCTACTTCCCCAGCCGGGACGACCTGCTGACCGCACTGATCATCGACGCGTACCGCGACCTCGGCGACACCGCCGACCGCGCGCTGGCCGAGGAGTCCTCGGCGGACGGGCCGGGCGGCGCCCGGCGCCGGTGGCGGGTCCTGTGCCAGGCCGTCCGGGGGTGGGCGCTGGCCCACCCGCACGAGTACGCGCTGATCTACGGCACCCCCGTCCCCGGCTACCGGGCGCCCGCCGAGACCATCGAGCACGCCGCCCGGCTGCCGCTGGCCCTCGGCGCGGTGGTGCGCGACTGCGGGACGCTCCGCCGCGATCCGCCGTCCCGCCCGCTGCCTCCCGGCCTGGCCGCCCAACTGGGGCCCGTCCGCAGCCAGTTCTTCCCCGAGTTGCCCGAACCGGTGCTGGTGCGGGTGGTGACGGCCTGGATCCAGCTGCTCGGCATGCTCAGCTTCGAGCTCTTCGGGCACCTGCGCGGGTCGGTCGACCCGGCGGACGAGTTCTTCGGCTACTCCGTCGAGGAGTTGGCCGACCTGCTCGGCCTGCCGGCGGATCCGCCGTCGCCGACCGGGCCGAGCCGACCGGCCGGGGCGAGCTGA
- a CDS encoding PadR family transcriptional regulator, whose translation MSLPHAILTALLEKPSSGLELTRRFDRSIGYFWSATHQQIYRELGRLEESSLIRELPHEVPVRGGRREYEVLPAGRAELAGWVAEQHDPKPVRDALLLRLRAAAVVGATGLDAEFRRHLQLHRAQLEEYREIERRDFPADRAAQENRLQHLVLQAGINLEEFWVAWLTEAAAVLGAAD comes from the coding sequence ATGTCGCTGCCGCACGCCATCCTCACCGCCCTGCTGGAGAAGCCGTCCTCGGGGCTGGAGCTGACGCGCCGCTTCGACCGGTCGATCGGCTACTTCTGGTCCGCCACCCACCAGCAGATCTACCGGGAGCTGGGCCGGCTGGAGGAGTCCAGCCTGATCCGCGAGCTGCCGCACGAGGTGCCCGTCCGCGGCGGCCGCCGGGAGTACGAGGTGCTGCCGGCCGGGCGCGCGGAGCTGGCGGGCTGGGTCGCCGAGCAGCACGACCCGAAGCCGGTGCGGGACGCGCTGCTGCTGCGGCTGCGGGCCGCCGCGGTGGTCGGCGCGACCGGTCTGGACGCCGAGTTCCGGCGCCATCTCCAGTTGCACCGCGCCCAGTTGGAGGAGTACCGGGAGATCGAGCGGCGCGACTTCCCGGCCGACCGGGCCGCGCAGGAGAACCGCCTGCAGCACCTGGTGCTGCAGGCGGGGATCAACCTGGAGGAGTTCTGGGTCGCCTGGCTGACCGAGGCCGCGGCCGTGCTGGGCGCCGCGGACTGA
- a CDS encoding GNAT family N-acetyltransferase, which yields MVTAQGPEIHRTPALPAAVVDGWRELVAADPAGSWFMTPEWVLAWWETLGAGGRAGGAEIAVWRGSEGRVEAVVPLLRTRERLHPRLPLSAPVLTALGSGPGAADHCGFVALPERRAQVGEFLAARARGGTLWLPDLDPGQRDLLPPGARRVALAACPRTDLSRGFDAIGSRQFRANLRRYGRKLAAAGVAFRWVPPKEAGPELLDTVLRLHGVRRAAMGRPTTFDDRRRALHARVLERSAAAGPEQGPAFLLAERGGQVVGVLYGFRWGSAFAYYQIGWEPELAELRLGTAVIAEAVRACAEQGLSTFDFLRGTEPYKYRFDAVDRFDESWLVPHGGSGALLGLKHRLKERRRAVPEEGE from the coding sequence ATGGTGACAGCACAGGGCCCGGAGATCCACCGGACGCCCGCACTGCCGGCGGCGGTGGTCGACGGCTGGCGGGAGCTGGTGGCGGCCGACCCGGCCGGTTCCTGGTTCATGACCCCCGAGTGGGTGCTCGCCTGGTGGGAGACGCTCGGTGCGGGCGGCCGCGCGGGCGGCGCCGAGATCGCGGTCTGGCGCGGGTCCGAGGGCCGGGTGGAGGCGGTGGTGCCGCTGCTGCGCACCCGCGAGCGGCTGCACCCCCGGCTGCCGCTGTCGGCCCCGGTGCTCACCGCGCTCGGCTCCGGGCCGGGCGCCGCGGACCACTGCGGTTTCGTCGCGCTCCCCGAACGGCGGGCTCAGGTGGGCGAGTTCCTGGCGGCGCGGGCCCGCGGCGGCACGCTCTGGCTGCCCGACCTCGACCCCGGGCAGCGGGACCTGCTGCCGCCCGGTGCCCGCCGGGTCGCCCTGGCGGCCTGCCCGCGCACCGATCTCAGCCGGGGCTTCGACGCGATCGGCTCCCGTCAGTTCCGGGCGAACCTGCGCCGTTACGGCCGCAAGCTCGCCGCGGCGGGGGTGGCCTTCCGCTGGGTGCCGCCCAAGGAGGCGGGCCCCGAGCTGCTGGACACCGTGCTGCGGCTGCACGGGGTGCGCCGCGCGGCGATGGGCCGGCCCACCACGTTCGACGACCGGCGCCGCGCCCTGCACGCCCGGGTACTGGAGCGTTCGGCCGCCGCCGGCCCCGAGCAGGGGCCGGCCTTCCTGCTGGCCGAGCGCGGCGGGCAGGTGGTCGGGGTGCTGTACGGCTTCCGTTGGGGCTCCGCGTTCGCGTACTACCAGATCGGCTGGGAACCGGAGTTGGCCGAGCTGCGGCTCGGCACGGCAGTGATCGCCGAGGCCGTCCGCGCCTGCGCCGAGCAGGGGCTGAGCACCTTCGACTTCCTGCGCGGCACCGAGCCGTACAAGTACCGGTTCGACGCGGTGGACCGCTTCGACGAGTCCTGGCTGGTGCCGCACGGCGGTTCGGGGGCGCTGCTGGGGCTCAAGCACCGGTTGAAGGAGCGCCGGCGGGCCGTCCCGGAGGAGGGTGAGTGA
- a CDS encoding superoxide dismutase: MGTYVLPDLPYDYSALEAAMSAEILELHHSKHHAAYVKGANDTLEQLAEARDKEQFGALVGLQKTLAFHLSGHVLHSLFWENLSPDGGDRPDGALGTAIEEHFGGFEAFRKQLTAATVGVQGSGWGILSWEPLGRRLIVEQVYDHHGNVGQGTTPLLAFDAWEHAYYLQYRNVRPDYVTKLWDVVDWNDVAARFAAAAGA, encoded by the coding sequence ATGGGCACCTACGTACTTCCCGACCTGCCGTACGACTACTCCGCGCTCGAGGCGGCCATGTCCGCCGAGATCCTGGAGCTGCACCACTCCAAGCACCACGCCGCCTACGTCAAGGGTGCCAACGACACCCTGGAGCAGCTGGCCGAGGCTCGCGACAAGGAGCAGTTCGGCGCTCTGGTGGGGCTTCAGAAGACGCTGGCCTTCCACCTCTCGGGCCATGTCCTGCACTCGCTGTTCTGGGAGAACCTCTCCCCGGACGGCGGCGACCGCCCCGACGGCGCCCTCGGCACCGCCATCGAGGAGCACTTCGGCGGCTTCGAGGCGTTCAGGAAGCAGCTCACCGCAGCCACCGTCGGCGTCCAGGGCTCCGGCTGGGGCATCCTCTCCTGGGAGCCGCTCGGCCGGCGCCTGATCGTCGAGCAGGTCTACGACCACCACGGCAACGTCGGCCAGGGCACCACCCCGCTGCTCGCCTTCGACGCCTGGGAGCACGCGTACTACCTGCAGTACCGGAACGTCCGCCCGGACTACGTCACCAAGCTCTGGGACGTCGTCGACTGGAACGACGTGGCCGCCCGCTTCGCCGCCGCCGCGGGCGCCTGA
- a CDS encoding GNAT family N-acetyltransferase, whose protein sequence is MTTETYVTDNPAASRFEIRVGEPDSEPVGFAEYHLSEGEMAFLHTEITTGREGQALAAVLIREALDSARRRGLAVLPYCPFVRVWIGRNREYTDLVPVDRRVRFNL, encoded by the coding sequence ATGACCACGGAGACGTACGTGACGGACAACCCGGCGGCGTCCCGCTTCGAGATCCGGGTCGGGGAGCCCGACTCGGAGCCCGTCGGGTTCGCCGAGTACCACCTCTCGGAGGGCGAGATGGCGTTCCTGCACACCGAGATCACGACGGGCCGCGAAGGCCAGGCCCTGGCCGCCGTCCTCATCCGGGAGGCGCTGGACTCCGCCCGCCGGCGCGGGCTGGCCGTGCTGCCGTACTGCCCGTTCGTCCGGGTCTGGATCGGCCGCAACCGGGAGTACACCGACCTCGTCCCGGTGGACCGGCGGGTGCGGTTCAACCTGTGA
- a CDS encoding aminotransferase class IV has translation MIELNGEPARVPEITALALTNYGHFTTLRVEDGRVRGLGLHLARLVRDCRLVFGAELDPELVRARLRETLGRDGAGRPGAAPVTVRITVFDPGLGLERPGGPADPQLLVTTRPAAGAAPPPLRVRTVEHRRDLPEVKHTGLFGLLHQRRLAQLAGFDDALLTGPGARISEGTTWNVLFHDGHRLVTPDAECLPGVTTALLARAHGGPRRTEPVTAGDLGRFEAAFATNAGFGIRPIAQIDGVRFDPARPLLARLREEYLAVPAEEV, from the coding sequence ATGATCGAGCTGAACGGGGAGCCGGCCCGGGTGCCGGAGATCACCGCGCTGGCCCTGACCAACTACGGGCACTTCACCACCCTGCGGGTCGAGGACGGGCGGGTCCGCGGACTCGGCCTGCACCTGGCCAGGCTGGTCCGGGACTGCCGGCTGGTGTTCGGGGCCGAGCTCGACCCGGAACTGGTCCGCGCCCGGCTGCGGGAGACGCTCGGACGGGACGGGGCCGGCCGGCCGGGCGCCGCCCCGGTCACCGTCCGGATCACCGTCTTCGACCCCGGGCTGGGCCTGGAGCGCCCCGGCGGGCCGGCCGACCCGCAGCTGCTGGTGACCACCCGGCCGGCGGCCGGCGCCGCCCCGCCGCCCCTGCGGGTCCGCACCGTCGAACACCGGCGCGACCTGCCCGAGGTCAAGCACACCGGCCTGTTCGGCCTGCTGCACCAGCGGCGGCTGGCCCAGCTGGCCGGCTTCGACGATGCCCTGCTCACCGGCCCGGGGGCCCGGATCAGCGAGGGCACCACCTGGAACGTCCTCTTCCACGACGGCCACCGGCTGGTGACACCGGACGCCGAGTGCCTCCCCGGCGTCACCACCGCCCTGCTCGCGCGGGCCCACGGCGGCCCCCGGCGGACGGAGCCGGTGACCGCCGGGGACCTGGGCCGGTTCGAGGCGGCCTTCGCCACCAACGCGGGCTTCGGCATCCGCCCGATCGCGCAGATCGACGGCGTCCGCTTCGACCCGGCCCGTCCGCTGCTGGCCCGCCTGCGCGAGGAGTACCTGGCGGTGCCCGCCGAGGAGGTGTGA
- a CDS encoding DUF4232 domain-containing protein, with protein MNPHPSKVVMALLATAVLGLAATGCSGGGKKHTSQSAKGGSGSTTQGAGGGATAGTGPTRSAGSSTSPSAKPSDSDRCHTADLRADVQLQPDHPGSAMLLLVNKGTRTCTVYGYAGLGGLLADNSPVVLATTRVPQPGPPTQVTLKPGTTAFAGLAWASCSKSDPECKVLAGLSLTPPDETTQVTAAVLGTDGKQVNALAVSKAGVRVGSLQPSNQGVLLS; from the coding sequence ATGAACCCGCACCCGTCCAAGGTCGTCATGGCGCTGCTGGCCACGGCGGTACTCGGCCTGGCCGCCACCGGCTGCTCGGGCGGCGGCAAGAAGCACACCTCGCAGTCGGCCAAGGGCGGTTCGGGCTCCACCACCCAGGGTGCGGGCGGCGGCGCCACCGCCGGGACCGGCCCGACCAGGTCCGCGGGCAGCAGCACGAGCCCCAGCGCCAAGCCGTCCGACTCCGACCGCTGCCACACCGCCGACCTGCGGGCCGACGTCCAGCTCCAGCCGGACCACCCGGGCTCGGCCATGCTGCTGCTGGTCAACAAGGGCACCCGGACCTGCACCGTGTACGGCTACGCCGGCCTGGGCGGGCTGCTGGCCGACAACAGCCCGGTCGTGCTGGCCACCACCCGGGTCCCCCAGCCGGGGCCGCCGACCCAGGTCACCCTGAAGCCCGGCACGACCGCCTTCGCGGGCCTGGCCTGGGCCTCCTGCAGCAAGTCCGACCCGGAGTGCAAGGTGCTGGCGGGTCTCTCGCTCACCCCGCCGGACGAGACCACCCAGGTCACGGCCGCGGTGCTCGGCACGGACGGCAAGCAGGTCAACGCGCTGGCCGTCTCCAAGGCCGGGGTGCGGGTCGGCTCGCTGCAGCCGTCCAACCAGGGCGTGCTGCTCTCCTGA
- a CDS encoding SHOCT domain-containing protein, with product MIHQWHHGGMNGWGYGLAVLLLIAVLAGVALLAVLVYHQAADRRPAGPRAGDPEASEQRPAPERLLAERYALGEIEDEEYRRRLAVLRHRE from the coding sequence ATGATCCACCAATGGCACCACGGGGGCATGAACGGCTGGGGGTACGGCCTGGCGGTTCTGCTGCTGATCGCCGTCCTGGCCGGGGTCGCGCTGCTCGCCGTCCTGGTGTACCACCAGGCCGCCGACCGGCGCCCGGCCGGGCCGCGGGCCGGCGACCCGGAGGCGTCCGAGCAGCGGCCCGCCCCCGAGCGGCTGCTCGCCGAGCGGTACGCGCTCGGCGAGATCGAGGACGAGGAGTACCGGCGCCGGCTCGCGGTGCTGCGACACCGCGAGTGA